One window from the genome of Pseudomonadota bacterium encodes:
- a CDS encoding methylmalonyl-CoA mutase, which produces MKTTIQEDANRKFESASGIPLKEMYRPEDLKDFDYDRDLGEAGEFPYTRGLYKGMFRNRIWTRRFLSGFGSAKDSMERLKYLASIGSEGVEVVNDYPTQVGIDGDHPMAVDEVGLVGIPVTSMDDTETILEGFPLDSTTITFESSGASGPVLPCMFFAMAQKQGIPLTALNGGAALNLYCQYYSGFVTPQPLDLWSKLAVDVVEFCSKNKLRVATFHTSAHNVSEEGTPGVMETALGFASTIAFADRLVERGLNFDEFANRVPFTFTIWMDFFEEVAKFRAARRIWAKIARERYGSKNPRAQKLYIAARVSGLTAIAQQPLNNIARVAVQLMSAALGGCNAIDPVMYDEPLCLPTEEATRIGMCTQNILAYETGIANVVDPLAGSYYVEWLTNEVEKRSWELLQKILDKGGLEEGVKDGWIRAMIDEAALKRQRDIESGDMKLVGINDLVVPPEQDHKISIHVVSKASTAEQVQRVRDIKKKRNNNNVKELMKKLVEEDKQGNVNLTPTMIEACKEYATIGEIWGSLRVGRGHHYDPFEMIESPFKD; this is translated from the coding sequence ATGAAAACAACGATTCAGGAAGACGCAAACAGAAAGTTTGAGTCGGCTTCAGGTATACCATTAAAAGAGATGTATAGGCCTGAAGACTTAAAAGATTTTGATTATGACAGGGATCTGGGTGAAGCCGGGGAATTCCCTTATACAAGAGGTTTATATAAGGGAATGTTCAGAAACAGGATCTGGACAAGAAGATTTCTTTCAGGATTCGGTTCGGCAAAAGATTCCATGGAAAGACTGAAGTACCTGGCCAGCATAGGTTCGGAAGGAGTTGAGGTTGTAAATGATTATCCCACCCAGGTCGGAATTGACGGAGATCATCCCATGGCAGTTGATGAAGTGGGTCTGGTGGGTATACCGGTAACCTCAATGGATGATACGGAAACCATCCTGGAAGGTTTCCCTCTTGACAGCACAACAATCACTTTCGAATCATCAGGGGCAAGCGGTCCGGTTTTACCCTGTATGTTTTTTGCTATGGCGCAAAAGCAGGGCATTCCTCTTACAGCATTAAACGGCGGTGCAGCTCTGAATTTATATTGCCAGTATTACAGCGGTTTTGTAACACCCCAACCTCTGGATTTATGGTCAAAACTGGCGGTTGATGTGGTGGAATTTTGTTCAAAAAACAAATTGAGAGTTGCGACTTTTCATACAAGCGCACACAATGTTTCGGAGGAAGGAACGCCAGGTGTTATGGAAACAGCCTTGGGCTTTGCTTCCACAATAGCATTTGCCGACCGCCTTGTAGAGCGCGGATTAAATTTTGATGAATTTGCAAACAGAGTTCCTTTTACATTTACAATATGGATGGATTTTTTTGAAGAGGTTGCCAAATTCAGGGCTGCAAGAAGAATATGGGCAAAAATAGCAAGAGAAAGATACGGCTCCAAGAATCCGAGAGCACAAAAGCTTTATATAGCTGCACGGGTATCGGGACTTACAGCTATAGCTCAGCAGCCTCTTAACAACATAGCACGGGTTGCCGTTCAGCTTATGTCGGCTGCTCTTGGCGGATGTAATGCCATTGACCCTGTAATGTATGATGAGCCTTTATGTCTGCCTACGGAAGAGGCAACCAGAATCGGGATGTGCACACAAAACATTCTTGCTTATGAAACCGGAATTGCCAATGTAGTTGATCCTCTTGCCGGCTCTTACTATGTTGAGTGGCTTACGAACGAAGTAGAAAAGAGGTCATGGGAACTTCTTCAGAAGATTCTTGACAAGGGAGGTCTTGAAGAAGGTGTTAAAGACGGATGGATACGAGCAATGATAGACGAGGCCGCTTTAAAGCGTCAAAGAGATATAGAAAGCGGAGACATGAAACTTGTAGGGATTAACGATTTGGTGGTTCCGCCTGAACAAGACCATAAAATTTCCATTCACGTGGTATCGAAGGCTTCGACTGCTGAACAGGTACAGAGAGTAAGAGACATAAAAAAGAAGAGAAATAATAATAACGTTAAAGAATTAATGAAAAAACTGGTAGAAGAAGATAAGCAGGGAAATGTCAATCTTACTCCAACCATGATAGAAGCCTGCAAGGAATATGCAACTATAGGCGAAATATGGGGTTCATTAAGAGTAGGCCGTGGTCATCATTATGACCCGTTTGAAATGATTGAATCGCCTTTTAAAGATTAA
- a CDS encoding alpha-hydroxy-acid oxidizing protein, protein MNSDNKKNKLPETIVTPSRFRNTIGKYTIKRNSSCISCGLCAELCPYGVHPRYDNFSKPLRPIDHKCIGFKCKENEFYCIDRCPQQALTLRLNPILDTLGDYRWTNEMLIGHWEMAETGNLPIVDLEYNLGNSGGGFDKMRFKLLEEGKYLDLADEDMDTSIVLNKRSDGRPEITISIPCYGGGMSYGSTALNVMVGRARAAKTLNTLTCTGEGGYPEALVPYADHVITQIATGLFGVREKTIKYAPIVEFKYAQGAKPGLGGHLLGEKVTPKVAAMRETVVGNPLFSPFPFHSVYSIEDHKKHVDWVKEINPRVLVSVKVSTPSDVDMVAVGSYYAGAHIVHIDGSYGGTGAAPDIAKKNIAMPIEYAIPKVHKFLTDEGVRDKICLIASGGIRNGIDVAKAIALGADGVVIGTAELVALECVRCGNCESGRGCARSIATTDPELGSIITEEWTQKRIVNMYSVWRKQWCEILRQYGMKSIRELVGRSDLLVHLDYLEENERRKYQTAPNKKLII, encoded by the coding sequence ATGAATAGTGATAATAAAAAAAATAAACTGCCGGAAACTATAGTCACTCCTTCGAGATTTAGAAATACTATCGGCAAGTACACAATAAAAAGAAATTCCAGCTGCATTTCCTGTGGGCTATGTGCAGAGCTTTGCCCGTATGGTGTGCACCCAAGATATGATAATTTCAGCAAACCGCTTAGACCCATAGACCATAAATGCATAGGATTTAAATGCAAGGAAAATGAATTTTATTGTATAGATCGTTGTCCACAGCAGGCGCTTACTTTGCGTCTTAATCCTATTTTAGATACGCTTGGTGATTATCGATGGACTAATGAAATGCTGATTGGCCACTGGGAAATGGCGGAAACCGGCAATCTGCCTATAGTTGATCTTGAATACAATCTTGGTAATTCCGGCGGCGGTTTTGATAAAATGCGTTTTAAACTGCTTGAAGAGGGAAAGTATCTTGATCTGGCTGATGAAGATATGGACACAAGCATTGTTTTAAATAAACGCTCAGACGGTCGCCCGGAAATTACTATATCGATTCCATGTTACGGCGGAGGGATGTCATATGGTTCAACAGCATTAAATGTTATGGTGGGGCGTGCCAGAGCCGCAAAAACGCTCAATACTCTAACCTGCACAGGTGAGGGCGGGTATCCGGAAGCATTGGTTCCCTATGCTGATCATGTAATTACACAGATTGCAACCGGTCTGTTTGGTGTGCGTGAAAAAACAATTAAGTATGCTCCAATAGTTGAGTTTAAATACGCCCAGGGCGCAAAGCCAGGTTTGGGTGGTCATCTGCTTGGTGAAAAAGTAACGCCTAAAGTTGCTGCCATGAGGGAAACTGTTGTGGGAAATCCCCTGTTTTCGCCGTTTCCTTTTCATAGTGTTTATTCTATAGAAGATCATAAAAAACATGTTGACTGGGTCAAGGAGATCAATCCGCGTGTTTTGGTATCAGTCAAAGTATCCACGCCATCTGATGTCGATATGGTTGCCGTGGGAAGTTATTACGCCGGGGCACATATCGTACATATAGACGGCAGTTATGGCGGAACAGGAGCAGCTCCCGATATTGCCAAGAAAAATATTGCCATGCCGATTGAATATGCAATTCCTAAAGTGCATAAATTTTTAACTGACGAGGGAGTACGGGATAAAATTTGTCTTATTGCAAGCGGTGGGATAAGAAATGGTATAGATGTAGCAAAGGCAATAGCTCTTGGTGCTGATGGAGTAGTAATAGGCACAGCAGAACTTGTTGCTTTAGAATGTGTGCGCTGTGGAAACTGTGAAAGCGGCAGGGGTTGCGCCCGAAGTATTGCTACAACTGATCCCGAACTTGGAAGTATTATTACGGAAGAATGGACTCAAAAGCGTATTGTCAATATGTATAGTGTATGGCGCAAGCAATGGTGTGAAATATTAAGACAATATGGCATGAAAAGCATTCGTGAGCTTGTAGGCCGCAGTGATCTTTTAGTTCATCTTGATTATCTTGAAGAGAACGAAAGGCGAAAGTACCAAACGGCGCCAAATAAAAAGCTGATTATATAA
- a CDS encoding cobalamin-dependent protein (Presence of a B(12) (cobalamin)-binding domain implies dependence on cobalamin itself, in one of its several forms, or in some unusual lineages, dependence on a cobalamin-like analog.), with translation MKQIKAIISKIGLDGHDVGAKIVSAMLRDAGMEVVYLGRFQSPESIFKATVEEDADVIGISCQSSNHTRLVPKLIDMLKKEGMDHVVIVVGGTIPDPFPDELKALGVDAVIGPGTMSKVIVETITSLVEKKQKKASD, from the coding sequence ATGAAGCAAATTAAAGCGATAATTTCAAAAATTGGCCTTGACGGACATGATGTAGGAGCCAAGATTGTAAGCGCAATGTTGCGTGATGCCGGCATGGAAGTGGTTTATCTCGGAAGATTTCAAAGTCCCGAATCAATTTTTAAGGCCACTGTGGAAGAAGATGCAGATGTTATTGGTATAAGCTGTCAGTCATCAAATCATACCAGACTGGTTCCCAAGCTGATTGATATGTTAAAAAAAGAGGGGATGGACCATGTTGTTATAGTTGTAGGCGGAACAATTCCGGATCCTTTTCCTGATGAACTAAAGGCATTGGGTGTAGACGCAGTTATCGGACCAGGGACAATGTCTAAAGTAATAGTAGAAACAATTACATCCCTTGTTGAAAAGAAGCAAAAAAAGGCCTCTGACTAA
- a CDS encoding hydrogenase iron-sulfur subunit → MKKKLKPKITVFHCINSINNCESLPVPYKDTFKLKAVKMACSSMVKDAFLLRAFEAGADAVIVFVCPEGQCRYVEGNIRAKKRVNWVKNLLDEIDIGGKRLSLYNIAAGDTETAVQIIRQVLTDIAEMGPNPVRH, encoded by the coding sequence ATGAAAAAAAAATTAAAACCCAAAATAACTGTGTTCCATTGTATAAATTCAATTAACAACTGTGAATCTTTGCCCGTGCCATATAAAGATACTTTTAAATTAAAAGCTGTCAAGATGGCTTGTTCCAGCATGGTAAAAGATGCGTTTTTACTTCGTGCTTTTGAAGCCGGCGCTGATGCGGTAATAGTATTTGTGTGCCCGGAAGGCCAATGCCGTTATGTGGAAGGAAATATAAGGGCCAAAAAACGCGTTAACTGGGTCAAAAACCTGCTGGATGAAATAGATATTGGCGGAAAACGTCTGTCTTTATATAACATTGCCGCCGGTGATACTGAAACGGCTGTTCAAATTATAAGACAGGTTTTAACCGATATTGCAGAAATGGGTCCCAATCCGGTCAGACACTGA
- a CDS encoding methylenetetrahydrofolate reductase C-terminal domain-containing protein, with the protein MIVGKQKSIAEIKEIISPYKKVLILGCGTCVKTCFAGGEDEVATLSSALRLANRKDGKDIYIEELTVERQCEDEFIQEAAIAVSKNSAVLSLACGAGVQAIARRFADVPVLPGVNTTFIGVLEKQGLFTEECLGCGDCKLADFGGICPVTRCAKKLQNGPCGGSQNGICEVNPDTECAWQQIIIRLGNLGQLDNLKKYNPPKDWRTSHAGGPRKLVREDHII; encoded by the coding sequence ATGATAGTTGGAAAACAAAAATCTATCGCTGAAATCAAGGAAATCATTTCTCCATACAAAAAGGTGCTCATTCTTGGCTGTGGCACCTGCGTAAAAACCTGCTTTGCAGGAGGAGAAGACGAGGTGGCGACTTTATCTTCAGCTTTACGTCTTGCAAACAGAAAAGATGGTAAAGATATTTATATTGAAGAATTAACTGTTGAAAGGCAATGCGAAGATGAATTTATTCAGGAAGCAGCAATCGCTGTTTCGAAAAACTCAGCCGTTTTGTCTTTAGCTTGCGGCGCCGGCGTTCAGGCAATTGCAAGACGTTTTGCGGATGTTCCGGTACTGCCCGGTGTCAATACAACCTTTATCGGTGTTCTTGAAAAACAAGGCCTTTTTACTGAAGAATGCCTTGGATGCGGCGATTGCAAGCTGGCCGATTTTGGTGGAATATGTCCTGTTACCAGATGTGCAAAAAAACTCCAGAATGGTCCATGTGGCGGTTCCCAGAATGGCATATGCGAGGTCAATCCTGATACTGAATGTGCATGGCAACAGATAATAATACGACTTGGTAATCTGGGGCAGCTTGACAATTTAAAAAAATATAATCCACCGAAAGACTGGCGTACCAGTCATGCTGGCGGGCCCAGAAAATTAGTAAGAGAGGATCATATTATATGA
- a CDS encoding TatD family hydrolase: protein MKFFDSHCHLDDRAYDKDLSSVVNRAKKAGVAKIMIVGIDLKSSFKAVKIAESNSGLYASVGVHPHDSKECSDNTINDLKDLSENVKVKAWGEIGLDYNRMFSPIEAQEKWFIRQLEAAVELSLPIIFHERGSNGRFFEILKDHNKEEIKGVIHCFSGNRKELEECLDIGLYIGITGILTITNRGEELRNMIPLIPNDRILIETDAPYLTPAPEKNKTRRNEPAFVKSVFLKLAEIKQEDPEVLSEKIFENTCRLFNISQV, encoded by the coding sequence ATGAAGTTTTTTGATAGTCACTGCCATCTAGATGATAGAGCATATGATAAAGATTTGTCTTCGGTAGTAAATAGAGCAAAAAAAGCAGGTGTTGCAAAAATAATGATTGTCGGGATAGATTTGAAAAGCTCTTTTAAAGCAGTTAAAATAGCAGAATCAAACTCCGGTTTATATGCCTCGGTGGGTGTTCACCCTCATGACTCAAAAGAATGTAGCGATAACACAATAAACGACTTAAAAGACCTTTCAGAAAACGTAAAAGTAAAAGCGTGGGGTGAGATCGGCCTTGATTATAATCGGATGTTCTCACCAATTGAAGCACAGGAAAAGTGGTTTATCAGGCAGCTTGAAGCTGCTGTTGAGCTCTCACTTCCAATAATATTTCATGAAAGAGGCAGTAACGGCAGGTTTTTCGAAATTTTAAAAGACCATAACAAAGAAGAAATCAAAGGGGTCATACACTGTTTCAGCGGAAACCGAAAAGAACTTGAAGAATGTCTCGATATTGGTCTATATATAGGTATTACCGGCATACTAACAATAACAAACCGTGGCGAAGAGTTAAGAAATATGATACCCCTCATTCCTAACGACCGTATCCTTATAGAAACAGACGCTCCTTATCTTACACCGGCTCCTGAAAAAAACAAAACCCGCCGCAATGAACCTGCTTTTGTGAAATCGGTTTTTTTGAAACTTGCCGAAATAAAACAGGAAGATCCCGAAGTTTTATCTGAAAAAATCTTTGAAAATACCTGTAGGTTATTTAATATCAGCCAGGTTTGA
- a CDS encoding MoxR family ATPase, which yields MVSDKKTFSGAKHYVLDEELAKIVNISMALEMPLLLKGEPGTGKTMLAHAIADTLGMPLITLNVKSSMKLIDALYQYDTLTRLNDSRFGDSNKDVSNIEDYIKMGKIGQAFKADKRTILLIDEIDKADTDFQDDMLDVLDQMEFDIIEIDKTITTKHRPVIIITSNAKKDLSDPFLGRCNFHHIAFPDPKMMRKIIKVHFADIDSDLMENSVNVFYKLRELEAIEKRPATRELINWIRALKSDPDFKPKNLAKGDIPYLGILFKKSPDYARATNTVSRRRII from the coding sequence ATGGTTAGTGATAAAAAAACTTTTTCAGGTGCAAAACACTATGTTTTGGATGAAGAACTTGCCAAGATAGTAAATATATCTATGGCTCTTGAAATGCCGCTGCTTTTAAAGGGTGAACCCGGTACCGGTAAAACAATGCTTGCCCATGCTATTGCCGACACTCTTGGCATGCCGCTCATTACTCTTAATGTGAAGTCCAGCATGAAGTTAATTGATGCCCTGTACCAGTACGACACTCTTACACGCTTAAATGATAGCCGCTTTGGTGATTCTAATAAAGATGTAAGCAATATTGAAGATTATATCAAGATGGGAAAAATCGGCCAGGCTTTTAAAGCCGATAAAAGAACAATTCTGTTAATAGATGAGATAGATAAGGCGGACACTGATTTTCAGGATGATATGCTCGATGTTCTCGACCAGATGGAATTTGATATTATTGAAATTGACAAAACAATTACTACTAAACACCGTCCGGTTATCATAATAACCTCAAATGCCAAGAAAGATCTTTCTGATCCTTTCCTCGGAAGATGTAATTTTCATCATATCGCCTTTCCTGATCCAAAAATGATGAGAAAAATAATCAAAGTGCATTTTGCCGATATCGACTCGGATCTGATGGAAAATTCTGTGAATGTTTTTTACAAATTACGTGAGTTGGAAGCAATTGAAAAACGACCTGCCACGAGGGAGCTTATAAATTGGATAAGAGCGTTAAAGTCTGATCCTGATTTTAAGCCAAAAAATCTCGCGAAAGGTGATATCCCGTATCTTGGCATCCTGTTTAAAAAGAGCCCGGATTATGCAAGAGCAACCAATACGGTAAGCCGCAGAAGAATTATTTAA
- a CDS encoding LysR family transcriptional regulator, whose amino-acid sequence MDIKHKIWLEKDDHVVFGKGREELLRAIDECKSLSAAVKKVNMSYRGAWGRLKASEQRLNIKLVEPYGKGMCLTSKGKALLHEYDQMVKEMDSILKKSVSRFKKILESS is encoded by the coding sequence ATGGATATCAAACATAAAATCTGGTTGGAAAAAGATGACCATGTAGTATTTGGAAAAGGTCGTGAAGAACTGCTCCGGGCTATAGATGAATGCAAAAGCTTGAGTGCAGCAGTAAAAAAAGTAAATATGTCGTACCGCGGTGCATGGGGACGGTTGAAGGCTTCGGAACAACGTCTGAATATTAAACTGGTCGAGCCTTATGGCAAAGGCATGTGTCTTACAAGCAAAGGAAAGGCACTTCTTCATGAATATGATCAGATGGTAAAGGAAATGGATTCCATTCTGAAAAAATCTGTTTCCCGATTCAAAAAGATATTGGAATCTTCCTAA
- a CDS encoding Mrp/NBP35 family ATP-binding protein has product MEMIHGGGTCGAGKQQMKKDEQDISVENSLKKIKNKFVIMSGKGGVGKTSTSVNLAIALSNKGFKVGLMDVDLHGPDVPRMLALKGELTLSSNNKLAPMKYSEKLSVISIEALISDKDEAIIWRGPMKYSAIKQFIGDVDWGELDFLIIDSPPGTGDEPLTVAQTIKDAKAIIVTTPQEVSLADVRKSISFCKTLKIEVFGLIENMSGLTCPHCNKDIDLFGVGGGEKMAGETGIIFLGKIPFDHNVVSCGDSGASLIDKHSDSPVAKAFDAVADKMAKLAGI; this is encoded by the coding sequence ATGGAAATGATTCATGGTGGGGGCACTTGTGGTGCTGGAAAACAGCAAATGAAAAAGGATGAACAGGATATATCTGTTGAAAACTCTTTAAAAAAAATAAAAAATAAATTTGTAATTATGAGTGGAAAAGGCGGAGTCGGAAAAACAAGCACGTCTGTTAATCTTGCCATAGCTCTTTCAAATAAAGGTTTTAAAGTTGGATTGATGGATGTTGATTTGCACGGTCCGGATGTTCCCAGAATGCTTGCTTTAAAGGGGGAGCTTACATTGAGCAGTAACAATAAACTAGCCCCAATGAAATATTCTGAAAAACTGAGTGTTATATCTATTGAAGCGCTTATTTCAGATAAAGATGAGGCTATTATTTGGCGTGGCCCCATGAAGTATTCTGCAATAAAGCAATTTATCGGCGATGTTGACTGGGGTGAGCTTGATTTTCTGATTATAGACAGCCCTCCCGGCACAGGGGATGAACCTTTGACTGTAGCGCAAACAATAAAAGACGCAAAAGCCATTATTGTCACAACACCACAGGAAGTGTCTCTTGCAGATGTAAGAAAATCAATAAGCTTTTGTAAAACATTAAAAATTGAAGTATTTGGGCTAATAGAAAATATGAGCGGTTTAACCTGTCCCCATTGCAATAAGGATATCGATCTTTTTGGAGTAGGCGGAGGGGAAAAAATGGCAGGTGAAACAGGAATTATATTTCTTGGTAAAATTCCGTTTGATCACAATGTCGTGTCATGTGGCGATTCAGGGGCATCTTTAATTGATAAGCACTCAGATTCTCCGGTAGCAAAAGCCTTTGATGCCGTTGCGGATAAAATGGCAAAGCTTGCGGGTATCTGA
- a CDS encoding putative porin, producing MKKLCLIVLAAIALSVFAIGSSWAGSVDKLIDKLVEKKILTKSEATELINEMQAEEAKEKKEVASKQAPKGFDLPKWVENTKVKGDIRVRYENQDTQGDTNPNQNRGRVRLRLGAETKVNEQWVVGVGFATGSDGNPRSVDQTFTNNSSSKEIWLDYAFAQYTPVGWASLIAGKFKNPLWNPEQLMWDGDINPEGIAVKLKFKPVKDVELFGNIGWFMLDESGDTSRDPYLIALQPGVNLNLPGGMYLKAAGTYYNFNYVDGNNWTSDWGLGLSRNSNSQDAANNWIYDYDSLAGDIEFGMTKIPGPIPYAAVFAQYVHALDANNDNDGWLAGFKFGDKSIKDFGDWQVKYNYRRLERDAWPDFLPCSTAYNGTTNIKGHNAFAGFGIYKNVFLSLTYWNYRHIQRTDDDRQNVLQADLNVNF from the coding sequence ATGAAAAAATTGTGTTTAATTGTATTAGCTGCAATTGCATTGTCGGTATTTGCAATTGGTTCGTCTTGGGCAGGCAGCGTTGATAAGCTGATAGACAAACTTGTTGAGAAAAAAATTCTTACCAAATCGGAAGCTACGGAACTTATCAATGAGATGCAGGCCGAAGAAGCAAAAGAGAAAAAGGAAGTCGCCTCAAAACAAGCGCCCAAAGGTTTTGATCTGCCAAAATGGGTAGAAAACACTAAAGTTAAGGGTGATATAAGAGTTCGGTACGAAAATCAGGACACACAGGGCGATACTAACCCTAATCAAAACAGGGGGCGTGTCAGGTTAAGACTCGGTGCTGAAACAAAAGTCAATGAACAATGGGTGGTAGGAGTCGGTTTTGCAACCGGTAGCGATGGGAATCCTCGTTCGGTTGACCAGACATTTACTAATAATTCCAGCAGCAAAGAGATCTGGTTGGATTATGCATTCGCACAATATACACCTGTTGGATGGGCAAGCTTAATAGCAGGAAAATTTAAAAACCCTTTATGGAACCCTGAACAGCTTATGTGGGACGGTGATATTAATCCTGAAGGAATAGCCGTAAAATTAAAATTTAAACCTGTTAAGGACGTTGAATTATTTGGAAACATAGGCTGGTTCATGCTTGATGAGTCTGGCGATACATCTAGGGATCCCTACCTGATTGCTCTTCAGCCTGGTGTAAATTTGAATTTGCCGGGCGGCATGTATCTTAAAGCTGCCGGTACGTATTATAATTTCAACTATGTTGATGGTAATAACTGGACAAGTGACTGGGGATTAGGCCTTTCTAGAAACTCAAATTCCCAGGATGCTGCAAATAACTGGATATACGACTATGATTCTTTAGCAGGTGATATTGAATTTGGTATGACCAAAATACCCGGTCCAATTCCTTATGCAGCGGTATTTGCGCAGTATGTGCACGCATTAGATGCAAATAATGACAATGACGGCTGGCTGGCCGGTTTTAAATTCGGCGACAAAAGCATAAAGGATTTTGGCGACTGGCAGGTAAAATACAATTACAGACGTCTTGAAAGAGATGCCTGGCCGGATTTCCTGCCTTGCAGCACAGCATATAATGGCACTACCAATATAAAAGGACATAATGCCTTTGCAGGTTTCGGTATATATAAAAATGTCTTTTTATCACTTACTTATTGGAATTACAGACATATTCAACGTACCGATGACGATAGACAAAATGTTTTGCAGGCGGATTTGAATGTAAATTTTTAA
- a CDS encoding methylenetetrahydrofolate reductase, which yields MKSESLSNLQSILDKGEFAVTSECGPPRGADPEIIRKKGELLKGYVDAVNVTDNQTAIVRMSSIAACIHLVQMGLEPVMQMVTRDRNRIALQSDILGANSLGIKNILCLSGDHQTFGSQPDAMNVFDIDSMNLVNMVKTMKTEGKDMSGFDLKSPPKMFIGAAANPFADPFEYRIIRLAKKIDAGADFIQTQCVYNLDRFKQWMHLAHEEGLTEKTHILAGVTPLKSERMANYMATKVAGMDVPESLIKRMGSVPKEKAAKEGIKICVETIAKLREIKGVHGVHIMAIEWEEKVGPIVEAAGLSPRPQAV from the coding sequence ATGAAGAGCGAATCGCTAAGCAATCTGCAGAGTATTTTGGATAAAGGAGAGTTTGCCGTAACTTCAGAGTGTGGGCCACCCCGCGGAGCTGATCCTGAAATAATCCGAAAAAAAGGCGAACTGCTTAAAGGGTATGTAGATGCAGTAAATGTAACGGATAACCAGACGGCTATTGTAAGAATGTCTAGTATTGCAGCCTGTATACATCTTGTGCAGATGGGGCTTGAACCTGTCATGCAAATGGTTACGAGAGACCGCAACAGAATTGCGCTTCAATCGGATATACTTGGTGCTAACTCTTTGGGGATAAAAAACATTCTCTGCCTTTCAGGAGACCATCAAACGTTTGGCAGCCAGCCTGATGCTATGAATGTTTTCGATATAGACTCAATGAATCTGGTAAATATGGTTAAAACTATGAAAACGGAAGGCAAGGATATGAGTGGATTTGATTTGAAAAGTCCGCCAAAGATGTTTATTGGCGCTGCTGCCAATCCCTTTGCCGATCCGTTTGAATACCGCATAATCCGGCTAGCCAAGAAAATCGATGCAGGCGCTGATTTTATTCAAACTCAGTGCGTTTATAATCTGGACCGTTTCAAACAATGGATGCATCTTGCCCATGAGGAAGGGCTTACGGAAAAAACACATATTTTGGCAGGGGTAACCCCTTTGAAATCTGAAAGAATGGCTAACTATATGGCTACCAAAGTGGCTGGAATGGATGTTCCCGAATCCCTGATTAAACGTATGGGGAGTGTGCCAAAGGAAAAAGCGGCCAAAGAGGGCATCAAAATTTGCGTGGAAACTATTGCTAAGTTGCGCGAGATAAAAGGAGTGCACGGTGTCCACATTATGGCTATAGAATGGGAAGAAAAAGTCGGCCCGATAGTTGAGGCAGCCGGTCTTTCACCCAGGCCGCAAGCAGTTTAG